In Nitrospira sp., a genomic segment contains:
- a CDS encoding histidine triad nucleotide-binding protein, whose protein sequence is MSDCLFCRVVTKTIPAKVVHEDDQTLAFDDIHPQAPVHTLVIPKRHVASIQDLGESDQALLAQLLLTCRKVANDKGLADSGFRLVANTGRNGGQTVFHLHFHVMGGRHMAWPPG, encoded by the coding sequence ATGAGCGACTGTTTGTTCTGCAGGGTTGTGACGAAGACCATCCCGGCCAAGGTTGTTCACGAAGACGACCAGACCCTGGCCTTTGACGACATCCATCCCCAGGCACCGGTGCATACCCTGGTGATTCCCAAACGACATGTGGCTTCTATTCAAGACCTGGGTGAGTCAGATCAGGCGCTGCTGGCACAGTTGCTGCTGACCTGTAGGAAAGTCGCGAATGACAAAGGGCTAGCCGACTCAGGATTCCGTCTCGTGGCGAACACCGGACGAAACGGAGGTCAAACCGTCTTCCATCTGCATTTCCACGTCATGGGCGGCCGTCATATGGCCTGGCCTCCAGGGTGA
- the hisIE gene encoding bifunctional phosphoribosyl-AMP cyclohydrolase/phosphoribosyl-ATP diphosphatase HisIE — MADQFKFDREGLLPAVIQDWLDGTVLMLGYMNQEALAKTVATGRVHFWSRSRNKLWEKGETSGHTLHVKELFIDCDGDTVLVKAQPAGPTCHTGERACFFSGMDEQGHVVHRNAQDAQGGILESVLRTIRERRSSPQTGSYTSKLFEGGHDKILKKVAEEAGEVLLASKGGKKEEVIYEVADLFFHILMVLGYHDLALSDIYQELGKRFGKSGLRADK; from the coding sequence ATGGCAGATCAGTTCAAGTTCGACCGCGAGGGTCTTCTCCCGGCCGTCATTCAGGATTGGCTCGACGGGACGGTGCTGATGCTCGGGTACATGAACCAAGAGGCTCTCGCGAAGACGGTTGCGACCGGGAGGGTGCACTTTTGGAGTCGGTCTCGAAATAAGCTCTGGGAAAAGGGCGAAACATCCGGTCATACGCTACACGTGAAGGAACTCTTTATTGACTGCGATGGCGATACTGTTTTGGTGAAGGCGCAACCAGCTGGGCCGACTTGTCATACAGGCGAGCGGGCCTGCTTCTTTTCCGGAATGGATGAACAAGGCCACGTCGTTCATCGAAATGCGCAAGATGCGCAGGGTGGAATCCTTGAAAGTGTCCTGCGGACGATTCGGGAGCGCCGCTCCAGCCCCCAGACCGGTTCCTATACCTCAAAGCTATTCGAGGGAGGGCATGACAAGATTCTGAAAAAGGTGGCGGAGGAGGCGGGCGAGGTGCTGCTGGCCTCGAAAGGCGGCAAGAAAGAAGAGGTTATCTATGAGGTGGCGGATCTGTTTTTCCATATCCTGATGGTACTGGGGTATCATGATCTGGCGCTATCCGATATCTATCAAGAGTTAGGCAAGCGATTCGGCAAGTCCGGGTTGAGGGCGGATAAGTGA
- the hisF gene encoding imidazole glycerol phosphate synthase subunit HisF, whose translation MLTKRIIPCLDVKEGRVVKGVSFVNLRDAGDPVEAAVGYDHEGADELCFLDITASHENRKTIIDVVERTATRVFMPVTVGGGVGTLDDIRALLNAGADKVSINTAAVRRPEFVREAAQRFGTQCIVVAIDAKRAASDHWEVFTHGGRHATGLEAVEWAKRMEQYGAGEILLTSMDQDGRQTGYDLDLTAAVSGALSIPVIASGGVGTLDHLYDGFVKGKADAVLAASIFHFRTYTISQAKAYLRERGVPVRSDNLHRVA comes from the coding sequence ATGCTGACCAAGCGCATCATTCCCTGTCTGGACGTCAAAGAGGGGCGCGTAGTCAAGGGTGTCAGTTTTGTGAATCTTCGCGATGCCGGCGATCCGGTCGAAGCGGCCGTGGGGTATGATCACGAAGGAGCGGACGAACTCTGTTTTCTCGATATTACCGCCTCGCATGAAAATCGGAAGACGATCATCGACGTCGTCGAACGCACGGCTACGCGGGTCTTTATGCCGGTGACGGTCGGTGGGGGCGTGGGAACGCTCGACGATATTCGGGCCTTGTTGAATGCCGGAGCAGATAAGGTCAGCATCAATACCGCGGCGGTTCGACGGCCTGAGTTTGTCAGAGAAGCCGCTCAACGTTTCGGGACGCAATGCATCGTCGTTGCCATCGACGCCAAGCGTGCAGCGAGTGATCACTGGGAGGTCTTCACACACGGCGGTCGCCATGCGACGGGACTTGAGGCTGTCGAGTGGGCAAAGCGGATGGAGCAATACGGTGCTGGAGAAATCTTATTGACCAGCATGGATCAGGATGGCCGGCAAACCGGGTACGATTTGGATCTGACGGCTGCCGTGTCCGGTGCTCTGTCCATTCCTGTCATTGCATCGGGCGGAGTCGGGACGCTCGACCACCTCTACGATGGTTTTGTGAAGGGGAAAGCGGACGCAGTCTTGGCCGCTTCGATTTTTCATTTTCGGACCTATACGATCTCCCAGGCGAAAGCGTATCTACGGGAACGTGGTGTCCCAGTCCGATCGGATAATCTTCATCGAGTGGCGTGA